A window of Magnolia sinica isolate HGM2019 chromosome 13, MsV1, whole genome shotgun sequence genomic DNA:
TTCTCAGCCTGGAACTGGGTCATTGATGCCCCCAAGGACAAATGACTCAACAAAAATGACCGAGTCATTTGCCCATGgggaaaaattttgaaaaaaggagGAAATTCCCAAGAAGAGGAATGCCCTGCTCAATTACAACAAATGAGGAAGGAAGAGTATGAAATGCACTTTcgaaataaaaagaatgaaagacTTACTGTTGTTGTGCAACCATGTCGATATGTACTTCCGGAGGGGCAAGAGCAGGTGATTCAACGAAGTGGAGATTGGGGTCTCTGACAAAACCGATTTTCATATTAGCATTCCATTCAATATTATGAGAAAACTGGTTTTCTTAATAGCAATTGACTGATAGAAGGAAAAGATTTTCCATTACCCAGCAAGCTTCCTAGCAAGATAGAGGAAAGGCTTCTCAAAATTGTAATTGCTCTTGGCAGAAATCTCATAATATTGGAGATTCTTCTTTCTGTGGAAAGTAACCTGCTTTGCTTTCACCTGCCTGTTCTTGACATCAACCTTGTTGCCACATAGAACAATGGGGATATTCTCACAAACCCTGATTGTGTAAACCATGCGACAATGTTAGATGTGCTACCAAAGCATACTGATGATAATATTGGAATGGAAAAgctaaagggggaaaaaaaagaagaataagaaaggaAGTTGGGTTTTCTTGGGGATTCAACAAAACGCACCGGCAGAGATCCCGATGCCATGTAGGAACATTTTTGTATGTTAAACGGGCAGTGACATCGAACATGATGATCGCACATTGGCCATGAATACTGCAGGAAATAAGTCCAGTTTCAGTGGAACTCAGTTTCGATATAAGAAACTGACAGGAAAAAAGACGCACAATCCAGTAAAATTTCCTATTGCAGTAAAATTACTACACATGATACATTTGAGTGAGACAGTCTCCCCCATGCTCCCCCATGCAAGGTGATTTTCATGACTAACACATCTAAACTTGCAAGGAGATGCATCGAATTTCTAGAAATACAAGCATGAAAATTAGGCATTATGTACCACCCAAAAGCATGAACTGCATGTCAAAAGAATTGTGCTTTACAAAGAACATAGAGAATACACCCAAGACAAGCAACCAGTATTAAACTAGAGTAATTAATAACAAATCTTGTAAGCTTCATAATTAGATCAGGACAGAAGAGCATCATCACAAACATATGAAACAGTATGAGATAATCACAC
This region includes:
- the LOC131223252 gene encoding GTP-binding nuclear protein Ran1B encodes the protein MALPNQQQVDYPSFKLVIVGDGGTGKTTFVKRHLTGEFEKKYEPTIGVEVHPLDFFTNCGKIRFYCWDTAGQEKFGGLRDGYYIHGQCAIIMFDVTARLTYKNVPTWHRDLCRVCENIPIVLCGNKVDVKNRQVKAKQVTFHRKKNLQYYEISAKSNYNFEKPFLYLARKLAGDPNLHFVESPALAPPEVHIDMVAQQQHEAELAAAAAQPLPDDDDDAFD